The Seriola aureovittata isolate HTS-2021-v1 ecotype China chromosome 3, ASM2101889v1, whole genome shotgun sequence genome includes a region encoding these proteins:
- the zgc:136908 gene encoding transitional endoplasmic reticulum ATPase, translating into MPGSGGADPKGEDFSTAILKQKHRPNRLIVDEVLSEDSSIVSLSQNKTEELQLFRGDTVVLRGRKQRQTVCIVLTDDTCGDERIRLNRVTRSNLRVRLGDVISIHACPDIKYGKKIHVLPIDDTIEGLTGSLFEVFLKPYFLEAYRPVHKGDIFLVRGSMRAVEFKVVETDPSPHCIVAPDTVIYCEGEPIKREDEEESLNDIGYDDIGGCRKQLAQIKEMVELPLRHPGLFKAIGVKPPRGILLYGPAGTGKTLVARAVANETGAFFFLINGPEIMSKLAGESESNLRKAFEEAEKNAPAIIFIDELDAIAPKREKTHGEVERRIVSQLLTLMDGLKQRAHVVVMAATNRPNSVDPALRRFGRFDREIDIGIPDSTGRLEILQIHTKNMKLADGVDLERIATETHGHVGADLAALCSEAALQAIRKKMTLIDLEDETIDADLLNSLAVTMDDFQWALSQSNPSALRETVAEVPQVSWEDVGGLDEVKKELQELVQYPVEYPEKFLKFGMTPSRGVLFYGPPGCGKTLLAKAIANECQANFVSIKGPEMLTMWFGESEANVRDVFDKARQAAPCILFFDELDSIAKSRGGSAGDAGGAADRVINQILTEMDGMSDKKNVFIIGATNRPDIIDSAILRPGRLDQLIYIPLPDKPSRTSILNANLRKSPVARDVDLEYLSDITEGFSGADLTEICQRACKLAIREAIEAEIKAERQRQNRPGIPMDEDFDPVPEIRKDHFEEAMRFARRSVSDNDIRKYEMFAQTLQQSRGFGNFRFPSATGARSGGQGSGPGSGRPNLYREEGNDDLYQ; encoded by the exons ATGCCAGGCTCAGGAGGAGCAGA CCCAAAGGGAGAAGATTTCTCCACTGCCATCCTGAAGCAGAAACACAGGCCAAACAGACTCATTGTGGATGAAGTTCTCAGTGAGGACAGCAGCATTGTCAGCttgtcacag AATAagacagaggagctgcagctcttcagggGGGACACAGTGGTGTTGAGAGGGCGGAAACAACGTCAGACGGTGTGTATCGTCCTGACTGATGACACCTGTGGAGATGAACGGATCCGGTTGAATCGTGTGACGCGCAGCAACCTGCGTGTCCGGcttggtgatgtcatcag TATCCATGCCTGCCCTGATATCAAGTATGGCAAAAAGATCCATGTCCTGCCAATAGATGATACCATTGAGGGCCTGACTGGGAGCCTCTTTGAGGTTTTCCTCAAACCGTACTTTCTGGAGGCTTACCGGCCCGTACACAAAG GTGACATCTTCCTGGTGAGGGGGAGCATGCGGGCGGTGGAGTTCAAGGTGGTGGAGACAGACCCCAGCCCCCACTGCATCGTTGCCCCAGACACTGTCATATACTGTGAGGGAGaaccaatcaaaagagag GACGAGGAGGAGAGCCTCAATGACATCGGCTACGACGACATTGGAGGCTGTCGGAAGCAGCTGGCACAAATCAAAGAGATGGTGGAACTTCCTCTCAGGCACCCGGGTCTTTTCAAGGCTATAGGGGTTAAg CCTCCCAGAGGCATCCTGCTGTATGGTCCTGCAGGCACAGGGAAGACCCTGGTGGCCCGAGCTGTAGCCAACGAAACTGGtgccttcttcttcctcatcaatG GTCCTGAGATCATGAGTAAGCTGGCGGGAGAGTCAGAGAGTAACTTAAGAAAGGCGTttgaggaggcagagaaaaatgCTCCTGCCATCATCTTTATTGATGAGCTAGATGCCATCGCTCCCAAGAGAGAGAAG ACCCACGGTGAAGTGGAGAGGCGTATAGTGTCCCAGCTCCTGACCCTGATGGATGGCCTAAAGCAAAGAGCTCATGTGGTTGTCATGGCAGCAACAAACCGACCTAACAGCGTGGACCCTGCTTTGAGACGCTTTG GCAGGTTCGACCGGGAGATTGACATTGGAATCCCAGATTCGACTGGCAGACTGGAGATCCTGCAGATCCACACCAAAAACATGAAGCTGGCTGACGGCGTCGACctggagagg ATCGCCACAGAGACCCACGGCCATGTAGGCGCTGACCTGGCTGCTCTTTGCTCAGAAGCTGCTCTGCAAGCCATCCGCAAGAAGATGACCCTCATAGACCTGGAGGACGAAACTATTGATGCTGACCTGCTCAACTCATTGGCTGTCACCATGGATGACTtccaa TGGGCTCTGAGTCAGAGCAACCCATCAGCTCTGAGAGAGACCGTTGCAGAGGTGCCTCAGGTCAGCTGGGAGGACGTCGGAGGACTGGACGAGGTCAAGAAAGAACTGCAAGAGCTTGTTCAG TACCCCGTCGAGTATCCGGAAAAGTTCCTGAAGTTTGGGATGACCCCGTCTCGTGGAGTGTTGTTCTACGGCCCTCCAGGCTGTGGGAAAACCCTTCTGGCTAAGGCCATTGCCAATGAGTGCCAGGCAAACTTTGTCTCCATCAAAGGACCTGAGATGCTCACCATGTGGTTTGGAGAATCAGAGGCCAATGTCAGAGATGTCTTTGATAAG GCCAGACAGGCAGCCCCCTGCATCTTGTTTTTCGACGAGTTAGACTCCATTGCCAAATCCAGAGGAGGCAGCGCTGGTGATGCAGGTGGTGCAGCCGACAGAGTCATCAACCAGATACTCACAGAGATGGATGGCATGTCTGACAAAAAGAACGTTTTCATCATTGGCGCCACAAACAG ACCTGACATCATAGACTCAGCCATCCTGCGGCCGGGCCGTTTGGACCAGCTCATCTACATCCCGCTCCCGGACAAACCGTCTCGCACCTCCATCCTAAACGCCAACCTACGGAAATCTCCTGTTGCACGA GACGTGGATCTGGAGTACCTGTCTGACATCACAGAGGGTTTCTCTGGAGCTGACCTGACAGAGATCTGCCAGCGGGCTTGTAAGCTTGCCATCCGTGAGGCCATCGAGGCTGAGATCAAGGCTGAGCGTCAGAGGCAGAACAGACCAGGCATCCCCATG GATGAGGACTTTGATCCAGTCCCTGAGATCAGAAAGGACCACTTTGAAGAGGCAATGCGATTTGCCCGTCGCTCTGTCAGTGACAATGACATCCGCAAATATGAGATGTTTGCTCAAACTCTGCAGCAGAGCCGAGGTTTCGGAAACTTCAG GTTCCCTTCTGCTACTGGTGCACGGTCTGGAGGTCAGGGGTCTGGCCCTGGGTCAGGAAGGCCAAATCTGTACAGAGAAGAAGGCAATGATGACCTCTATCAGTGA
- the ndufb7 gene encoding NADH dehydrogenase [ubiquinone] 1 beta subcomplex subunit 7 has product MGAHLARRYITETDTEPDPSKKYEFDPQFGFAERKEREMIASQEQMNLAQLPVEQRDYCAHHLLKLMKCKRDNWPNFLACKHERHDWDYCEHQDYVMRMKEYERERRLQLRKKRIEAKAEAA; this is encoded by the exons ATGGGAGCTCACCTGGCCAGACGGTATATTACCGAGACGGACACCGAGCCGGACCCTTCGAAGAAGTATGAGTTCGACCCGCAGTTCGGCTTCGCAGAGCGGAAAGAGAGAG AGATGATAGCGAGCCAGGAGCAGATGAACTTGGCCCAGCTGCCTGTGGAGCAGAGGGACTACTGTGCCCATCATCTCCTAAAACTCATGAAGTGTAAGAGGGACAACTGGCCCAACTTCCTGGCCTGCAAGCACGAGAGACATGACTGGGATTACTGCGAACACCAGGA CTATGTGATGCGTATGAAGGAGTacgagagggagaggaggctccagctgaggaagaagagaatCGAGGCCAAGGCTGAAGCTGCATAA